In a genomic window of Halobiforma lacisalsi AJ5:
- a CDS encoding single-stranded DNA binding protein, which translates to MSDIEGVYEDLEADVSLEEFREAVEAKVEQMGGLADEETAAMLVAHEVGESEVGGIADIEPGMEEAKFVAKVISIGDVRTFERDGEDEDGRVVNVEVADETGSVRAAFWDEHAEAATEELEEGDVLRIKGRPKDGFSGVEVSVDEAEPDEDTEVDVQVSDTYDVEDLSLGLSNVNLVGLVLDTDSVRTFDRDDGSEGKVSNVTLGDSTGRIRVTLWDEQAETAEELEAGTTVEVVDGYVRERDGNLELHVGNRGAIEEVDEEVEYVPDSTPIEDVEMGQTVDLAGVVRSADPKRTFDRDDGSEGQVRNVRIQDATGDIRVALWGEKADLDVGPGDEIALGDVEIQDGWQDDLEASAGWQSTITVLDSDSAPETGSSGGADDAGTENNAGLSAFADDGDESDESDEPSADTAGTEADDDGSDASGEGDPSDGEELEFTGVVVQAGDPVVLDDGETTMSVATDVDVGLGEEVTARGVVRDGRLEANDVF; encoded by the coding sequence ATGAGCGACATCGAGGGTGTTTACGAGGATCTCGAGGCCGACGTCTCTCTCGAGGAGTTTCGCGAGGCCGTCGAGGCGAAAGTCGAGCAGATGGGGGGACTGGCGGACGAGGAGACGGCGGCGATGCTCGTCGCTCACGAGGTCGGCGAGAGCGAGGTCGGCGGCATCGCCGACATCGAACCCGGGATGGAGGAGGCGAAGTTCGTCGCGAAGGTGATCTCCATCGGCGACGTTCGCACGTTCGAACGCGACGGGGAGGACGAGGACGGCCGCGTCGTCAACGTCGAAGTGGCGGACGAGACCGGCTCCGTGCGCGCCGCCTTCTGGGACGAGCACGCCGAAGCGGCGACCGAAGAACTCGAGGAGGGCGACGTGTTGCGGATCAAGGGCCGGCCCAAGGACGGTTTTTCGGGCGTCGAGGTCAGCGTCGACGAGGCCGAACCGGACGAGGACACCGAGGTCGACGTCCAGGTCTCGGACACGTACGACGTCGAGGACCTCTCGCTCGGGCTGTCGAACGTCAACCTCGTCGGACTCGTGCTGGACACAGACAGCGTCCGGACGTTCGACCGCGACGACGGCTCCGAGGGGAAGGTCTCGAACGTCACGCTGGGCGATTCGACCGGACGAATCCGCGTGACCCTGTGGGACGAACAGGCCGAGACGGCCGAGGAACTCGAGGCCGGAACGACGGTCGAGGTCGTCGACGGCTACGTCCGCGAACGCGACGGCAATCTCGAACTCCACGTCGGCAACCGCGGCGCGATCGAGGAGGTCGACGAGGAGGTCGAGTACGTCCCCGACAGCACGCCGATCGAGGACGTGGAGATGGGACAGACGGTCGACCTCGCGGGGGTCGTCCGCTCCGCGGATCCGAAACGGACCTTCGATCGGGACGACGGCTCGGAGGGACAGGTCCGGAACGTCCGCATCCAGGACGCGACCGGCGACATTCGCGTCGCCCTGTGGGGCGAGAAGGCCGACCTCGACGTGGGACCCGGCGACGAGATCGCCCTGGGCGACGTCGAGATTCAGGACGGCTGGCAGGACGACCTCGAGGCCTCCGCGGGCTGGCAGTCGACGATTACGGTTCTGGACTCGGACTCCGCCCCTGAAACGGGCTCGAGCGGCGGGGCCGACGACGCGGGGACCGAGAACAACGCCGGTCTGTCGGCCTTTGCGGACGACGGCGACGAGAGCGACGAGAGCGACGAGCCGTCTGCGGACACTGCAGGGACGGAAGCTGATGATGACGGTTCCGACGCGTCCGGCGAGGGCGATCCCAGCGACGGCGAGGAACTCGAGTTTACCGGCGTGGTCGTCCAGGCCGGCGACCCCGTCGTCCTGGACGACGGCGAGACGACGATGAGCGTCGCCACCGACGTCGACGTCGGTCTCGGCGAGGAGGTCACCGCACGCGGGGTCGTCCGCGACGGCCGTCTCGAGGCGAACGACGTGTTCTGA
- a CDS encoding histone encodes MNVELPFAPVDTIIRRNAGDLRVSADASKELAKRIQEHGSELAIDAAERATEDGRKTLMAEDFGVETVVDKDDLELPVAPVDRIARLEIDNRYRVSMDARVALADILEDYADNVAGAAAILARHADRRTITNDDIETYFSLFE; translated from the coding sequence ATGAACGTCGAACTCCCGTTCGCCCCGGTTGATACGATCATCCGGCGGAACGCGGGCGATCTTCGGGTGAGCGCCGACGCGTCGAAGGAACTTGCAAAGCGGATCCAGGAACACGGGAGCGAGTTGGCGATCGACGCCGCCGAACGCGCGACGGAAGACGGGCGCAAGACGCTGATGGCCGAGGACTTCGGCGTCGAAACCGTCGTCGACAAGGACGACCTCGAGTTGCCGGTCGCGCCGGTCGATCGCATCGCCCGACTGGAGATCGACAACCGATACCGCGTCTCGATGGACGCCAGGGTCGCGCTCGCGGACATCCTCGAGGATTACGCCGACAACGTTGCCGGGGCCGCGGCGATCCTCGCCCGCCACGCCGACCGCCGGACCATCACGAACGACGACATCGAGACGTACTTCTCGCTGTTCGAGTGA
- a CDS encoding histone deacetylase family protein: MQFGYSEVCLAHDPGPRHPETPDRLRAIRERLKRKHGVEYVEADPVDVDEIASVHDRSYVEEIEEFCAQGGGNWDPDTTAVEETWDAIRCSAGQARWAVERALEGDDGRKTPFSIGRPPGHHAVVDDAMGFCFVNNVAVAAQWALESEDYDVDRVAIVDWDVHHGNGTQDIFYDREDVFFVSIHEKGLYPGTGEIDERGEGDGDGTTMNLPMPAGTDDVDYLAAFDGPIGTALEEYGPDLVIVSAGFDAHRHDPISRIRLSTEAYALLTDRLRGLTDRVGAAFAFVLEGGYSLDVLADSVSIVHETFDGREPIEPDDDEEVSDGARTVIEDVIEEHGLEYDRDDESDE; the protein is encoded by the coding sequence ATGCAGTTCGGCTACAGCGAGGTCTGTCTCGCGCACGATCCCGGGCCGCGTCACCCGGAAACGCCGGACCGTCTGCGGGCGATCAGGGAGCGACTGAAGCGGAAACACGGGGTCGAGTACGTCGAGGCCGACCCCGTCGACGTCGACGAGATCGCGTCGGTTCACGACCGGTCGTACGTCGAAGAAATCGAGGAGTTCTGTGCCCAGGGCGGCGGCAACTGGGACCCGGATACGACCGCCGTCGAGGAGACCTGGGACGCGATCCGGTGTAGTGCCGGACAGGCTCGCTGGGCCGTCGAGCGCGCGCTCGAGGGGGACGACGGCCGAAAGACGCCGTTCTCGATCGGTCGGCCACCCGGACACCACGCGGTCGTCGACGACGCGATGGGGTTTTGCTTCGTGAACAACGTCGCCGTGGCCGCACAGTGGGCCCTCGAGAGCGAGGACTACGACGTCGACCGCGTGGCGATCGTCGACTGGGACGTCCACCACGGCAACGGAACGCAGGACATCTTCTACGACCGGGAGGACGTGTTCTTCGTCTCGATCCACGAGAAGGGGCTCTACCCCGGCACGGGCGAGATCGACGAGCGCGGCGAGGGCGACGGCGACGGGACGACGATGAACCTGCCGATGCCGGCGGGGACCGACGACGTCGACTACCTCGCGGCTTTCGACGGCCCGATCGGGACCGCGCTCGAGGAGTACGGGCCCGACCTGGTGATCGTCAGCGCCGGCTTCGACGCCCACCGCCACGATCCGATCTCGCGGATCCGCCTCTCGACGGAGGCCTACGCGTTGCTGACGGACAGGCTTCGCGGGCTGACCGACCGGGTCGGGGCAGCGTTCGCGTTCGTTCTCGAGGGCGGGTACAGCCTGGACGTGCTGGCCGACAGCGTCTCGATCGTCCACGAGACCTTCGACGGCCGTGAGCCGATCGAACCGGACGACGACGAGGAGGTCAGCGACGGCGCGCGAACGGTGATCGAGGACGTGATCGAGGAGCACGGCCTCGAGTACGATCGCGACGACGAAAGCGACGAGTAG
- the cca gene encoding CCA tRNA nucleotidyltransferase has protein sequence MSEETAEGETDDRRDGNGDGTEGGPADDEREYRQVLEAVRDRVDPDPDERERLREVADRLAERAESAATDRCPDADVVQVGSTARDTWISGDRDIDLFVRFPPELDRDTLEEYGLAVGHATLPEGHEEYAEHPYVKGTVEGFDVDVVPCFRLESATDIRSAVDRTPFHNSYLEARLDEDLAADVRVTKQFLKGIGAYGSDLRTRGFSGFLTELLVCEYGGFRPLLEAARDWHPQVELDPESHGQASFDDPLVAIDPTDPERNVAAVCSAANVARFQHYAREFLAEPAVEYFEPAAPEPLSPEAFRAHLERRGTTPVAVRFDAPDLVEDQLYPQLRKSLDGVTTGLDARGFDVFRATAMADDAGVLLVELAVDERPAVERHEGPPVHVQGHAAGFYEAYDADPDVYGPFIEGDRYVTEREREFTTAREFLESERLFDVGLGAHVETALEERYEVLVGAELTGLLEEFGTELREYFEPTP, from the coding sequence ATGAGCGAGGAGACTGCCGAGGGAGAGACCGACGATCGGCGCGACGGGAACGGGGACGGAACCGAGGGCGGGCCGGCCGACGACGAACGCGAGTATCGGCAGGTCCTCGAGGCCGTTCGCGACCGCGTCGATCCCGATCCCGACGAGCGCGAGCGACTCCGCGAGGTCGCCGACCGCCTCGCCGAGCGCGCCGAGTCGGCTGCGACCGACCGCTGTCCCGACGCCGACGTCGTCCAGGTCGGCTCGACTGCGCGAGATACCTGGATCAGCGGCGACCGCGACATCGACCTCTTCGTTCGCTTCCCGCCGGAACTCGACCGCGACACCCTCGAGGAGTACGGCCTCGCGGTCGGCCACGCCACTCTCCCGGAGGGCCACGAGGAGTACGCCGAACACCCCTACGTCAAGGGGACCGTCGAGGGGTTCGACGTCGACGTCGTCCCCTGTTTCCGCCTCGAGTCGGCGACTGACATCCGGTCGGCCGTCGACCGGACGCCGTTTCACAACAGCTACCTCGAGGCCCGCCTCGACGAGGACCTCGCCGCGGACGTCCGCGTCACCAAGCAGTTCCTCAAGGGGATCGGCGCATACGGCAGCGACCTGCGGACCCGCGGGTTCAGCGGCTTCCTCACCGAACTGCTGGTCTGTGAGTACGGCGGCTTCCGCCCGCTGCTCGAGGCTGCCCGCGACTGGCACCCGCAGGTCGAACTCGACCCCGAATCCCACGGGCAGGCATCGTTCGACGACCCGCTGGTTGCCATCGACCCGACGGACCCCGAGCGCAACGTCGCCGCGGTCTGCTCGGCCGCGAACGTCGCGCGCTTCCAGCACTACGCCCGCGAGTTCCTGGCCGAACCCGCCGTCGAGTACTTCGAGCCTGCGGCACCGGAACCGCTGTCGCCCGAGGCGTTCCGCGCCCACCTCGAGCGGCGGGGAACGACCCCCGTCGCGGTCCGGTTCGACGCGCCCGATCTGGTCGAGGACCAGCTCTACCCCCAGCTCCGAAAGTCGCTCGACGGGGTCACCACGGGGTTAGACGCCCGCGGGTTCGACGTCTTCCGGGCGACGGCGATGGCCGACGACGCGGGCGTGTTGCTCGTCGAACTCGCCGTCGACGAACGGCCCGCCGTCGAACGCCACGAGGGGCCGCCGGTCCACGTTCAGGGTCACGCGGCGGGGTTCTACGAGGCCTACGACGCCGACCCGGACGTCTACGGCCCGTTCATCGAGGGGGACCGCTACGTCACGGAGCGCGAACGCGAGTTCACCACGGCCCGGGAGTTCCTCGAGAGCGAGCGACTCTTCGACGTCGGCCTCGGCGCTCACGTCGAGACGGCACTCGAGGAGAGGTACGAGGTCCTCGTCGGTGCGGAACTGACGGGGCTGCTCGAGGAATTCGGAACCGAGTTGAGGGAGTACTTCGAGCCGACTCCGTAG
- a CDS encoding NAD-dependent epimerase/dehydratase family protein has translation MSETERETVGVLGATGYVGRAAVAALRERGYEVMPAAGSDHEEFPAVDVRDRGAVRTFVDDVDALVNAAGLVGIDACEANPAAALEINGLGAATVAWACARAEVPIVHLSSVATVGVPDPDEGPITAATERRPGTAYGRTKLLGERAVRTVTNGRVPSITYSATNVYGRREPGAPAGNSVLDFYLERAVADETLTVHRPGTQELDFVHVRDVAAAVARAVDVFSGDQYEPETRSYVLGRGRSYSVLEVAGLVADGYRRRTGSPLGIELRAPPSTDEPTVERFDVDPEPLRSELGVDPERTVSEWIGTELERRLGGTGTGTGTATAKEGNGERRSQDSNLGQPR, from the coding sequence ATGAGTGAAACCGAACGCGAGACCGTCGGCGTTCTCGGCGCGACGGGGTACGTCGGACGCGCGGCGGTCGCGGCGCTGCGGGAACGTGGCTACGAGGTGATGCCGGCCGCCGGCTCCGACCACGAGGAGTTCCCCGCAGTCGACGTCCGAGATCGCGGGGCGGTCCGGACGTTCGTCGACGACGTCGACGCCCTGGTCAACGCCGCCGGTCTGGTCGGGATCGACGCCTGCGAGGCGAACCCGGCCGCAGCCCTCGAGATCAACGGGCTCGGCGCGGCGACCGTCGCGTGGGCGTGTGCCCGGGCCGAGGTCCCGATCGTCCACCTCTCGAGCGTCGCGACGGTGGGCGTTCCCGATCCCGACGAGGGGCCGATCACCGCCGCGACCGAGCGGCGGCCAGGGACCGCCTACGGCCGGACCAAGCTGCTCGGCGAGCGTGCGGTCCGGACCGTCACGAACGGGCGCGTCCCGTCGATCACCTACAGCGCGACGAACGTTTACGGCCGCCGCGAGCCGGGCGCTCCCGCCGGTAACTCCGTACTCGATTTCTACCTCGAGCGGGCGGTCGCCGACGAGACCCTGACCGTCCACCGGCCGGGAACGCAGGAACTGGATTTCGTCCACGTCCGGGACGTGGCCGCCGCGGTCGCGCGGGCCGTCGACGTGTTCTCGGGCGATCAGTACGAACCGGAGACCCGCTCGTACGTCCTCGGACGCGGACGGTCCTACAGCGTGCTCGAGGTGGCCGGCCTGGTCGCCGACGGCTACCGGCGGCGAACGGGTTCGCCGCTGGGTATCGAACTGCGGGCGCCGCCCTCGACCGACGAGCCGACCGTCGAGCGGTTCGACGTCGACCCCGAACCGCTTCGCTCGGAGCTAGGCGTCGACCCGGAACGGACCGTCAGCGAGTGGATCGGGACGGAACTGGAGCGGCGGCTCGGGGGGACAGGGACAGGGACAGGGACAGCGACCGCGAAAGAAGGGAACGGGGAGCGCCGAAGCCAGGACTCGAACCTGGGACAACCTCGTTAA